Proteins from a single region of Mesotoga sp. BH458_6_3_2_1:
- a CDS encoding 1-phosphofructokinase family hexose kinase, which translates to MIFSLTLNAALDRFLYTDALIEDDTVRVDRVKDYPAGKGVDVSRVINELGGHSVAIAFLGGHTGKVIEEMLDDEGVVYATVRSEEETRTNILVQTGSGQYRMSLPGPVISVKEVYKLYKTIDILLRKDDYLLLCGSIPEGVSSNIYAQLCSRMRNIGVNVYIDSDKEPFSKGVEAKPRGIKPNIHELQRLLNRELIGEADFRKAISEVSSRYSVEEILLTMGAEGAIASVSGEFYRIRVPEVPVKSAVGAGDSFLAAYCMYRELGETAKTALKMAGAASSAAVMTPGTELCRFDDVMSLASKITVEAL; encoded by the coding sequence ATGATTTTCTCACTTACTTTGAATGCAGCGCTGGATAGATTCTTGTATACAGACGCTCTAATCGAGGACGATACGGTGAGGGTAGATAGAGTAAAAGATTACCCTGCAGGCAAGGGTGTCGACGTATCACGTGTGATAAATGAACTGGGAGGCCATTCAGTCGCTATTGCCTTTCTTGGAGGTCATACCGGAAAGGTAATAGAAGAGATGCTCGATGATGAGGGAGTCGTTTATGCAACGGTAAGAAGTGAAGAAGAAACAAGGACCAACATTCTCGTCCAGACGGGAAGCGGTCAATACAGAATGAGTCTTCCAGGTCCGGTAATATCCGTCAAGGAAGTCTACAAACTTTACAAAACAATCGACATACTTTTGAGAAAGGACGACTATCTCCTTTTGTGCGGAAGCATTCCGGAAGGAGTAAGCAGCAATATCTACGCACAACTCTGTTCAAGGATGAGGAACATTGGAGTCAACGTTTACATCGATTCCGACAAGGAGCCTTTCTCCAAGGGGGTTGAGGCCAAGCCAAGAGGAATAAAGCCAAATATTCACGAACTTCAAAGGCTGCTCAATCGAGAGCTAATCGGAGAGGCGGATTTCAGAAAGGCAATTTCAGAAGTGTCGAGCAGGTATTCAGTCGAGGAAATTCTTCTGACTATGGGAGCCGAGGGAGCGATTGCATCAGTGAGTGGGGAGTTCTATCGTATTCGTGTACCTGAAGTACCTGTCAAGAGCGCGGTTGGCGCAGGGGACTCTTTCCTGGCGGCATACTGCATGTACAGAGAACTTGGCGAGACGGCAAAAACTGCATTGAAAATGGCTGGTGCCGCCAGTTCAGCTGCCGTCATGACGCCCGGCACAGAGCTTTGTAGAT